Proteins co-encoded in one Nitrospinota bacterium genomic window:
- a CDS encoding bifunctional riboflavin kinase/FAD synthetase yields MKIGDKVSDFSKEFTCSIATVGNFDGLHLGHREIMKQVKEESARQNCKSLVITFEPHPSSILYPTRNFFRLTSPERRAKLIAECGIDGLLAIPFTIPLSEKDPRAFVEEIMVPLKLRRLYVGHDFTFGSGRKGNVYTLKREGEILGFSVHEIPEVEIDGETVRSTRIRALLAEGNIEKVTKLLGREHAVSGVVIKGAGRGKILGFPTANLGQTVETVPGPGVYATKVELDGKLYDSATHVGVIPTFDVDVPGIEAHIFDFNSEITGQNIEIRFIAKVRDTARFASIDELKEQIRKDCEDIRRLL; encoded by the coding sequence ATGAAAATCGGCGACAAGGTATCGGACTTTTCAAAAGAGTTCACTTGCAGCATAGCCACTGTCGGGAACTTCGACGGACTCCACCTGGGACACCGCGAGATAATGAAACAGGTGAAGGAAGAATCGGCAAGGCAGAACTGCAAGTCGCTTGTGATAACCTTTGAGCCCCACCCCTCGTCCATCCTTTACCCCACAAGAAATTTCTTCAGGCTCACATCCCCGGAGCGAAGAGCGAAGCTGATAGCGGAATGCGGAATAGACGGGCTCCTCGCGATACCGTTTACGATCCCCCTTTCAGAGAAGGACCCGAGGGCGTTCGTCGAAGAGATAATGGTACCCCTTAAACTGCGCAGGCTGTATGTAGGGCACGACTTCACATTCGGCTCTGGCCGCAAGGGGAACGTGTATACGTTGAAGAGAGAGGGGGAGATCCTCGGCTTCTCGGTGCACGAAATACCGGAGGTCGAAATAGACGGCGAAACAGTTAGAAGCACAAGGATACGGGCGCTCCTTGCCGAAGGGAACATTGAAAAGGTCACCAAGCTTTTAGGGAGGGAGCACGCGGTTTCCGGCGTCGTGATAAAAGGCGCAGGGCGGGGCAAGATCCTCGGCTTCCCCACCGCGAACCTCGGCCAGACGGTAGAGACGGTCCCCGGCCCTGGCGTATACGCCACGAAAGTGGAGCTTGACGGAAAGCTGTACGATTCCGCCACCCATGTCGGCGTCATACCCACCTTTGATGTGGACGTGCCGGGGATAGAGGCGCACATTTTCGATTTCAATAGCGAGATAACAGGCCAAAATATTGAAATACGGTTCATTGCGAAGGTACGCGACACGGCTCGCTTTGCCTCGATCGACGAACTGAAGGAACAGATAAGAAAGGATTGCGAAGACATCCGCCGCCTCCTCTGA
- a CDS encoding aminotransferase class V-fold PLP-dependent enzyme — MYLNNAATTLPKPPSVIRAIRNALEGIGANPGRGVDKLVYRADKLIYSARLRAASFFGLSDPSRLIFTPGCTYSINIAIRGTLKSGDHVITTGRMHNAISRTVFDKRLGLNVSPLMWDEKEPITEEMFKAHMTPETKAVIVNHGSNVDGLLFPIDAIGKITRSLGLLLIVDTAQTAGVVPIDMAKNGIDILCASGHKGLYGPAGIGILAISPGVDVEPLVTGGTGSFSEDMDMPTTSPDRFEPGSPNFAGIAGLDAGIEFIQNTGIEKIFRRKMDLCMEAYEGIVNIHDVKIFWPEKEANRLPLFSFTVAEIDPSDVAEHLDKKHGIATRTGLHCAPFTHQEIGSYPIGTVRVSPGFYNKRSDIKKFIKAVKELSVKKER; from the coding sequence ATATACCTCAATAACGCCGCCACTACACTGCCAAAACCCCCTTCCGTGATCCGCGCGATAAGGAACGCCCTGGAAGGTATCGGCGCAAATCCCGGCAGAGGGGTGGACAAGCTCGTATACAGGGCCGACAAGCTCATATACTCCGCCCGTCTCCGCGCCGCCTCGTTCTTCGGCCTTTCCGATCCGTCGAGGCTTATCTTCACTCCCGGCTGCACATACTCCATAAATATCGCCATCAGGGGAACGCTGAAAAGCGGCGACCATGTCATCACCACCGGAAGAATGCACAACGCCATCTCGCGGACGGTTTTCGACAAGCGCCTCGGCCTGAATGTATCCCCCCTTATGTGGGACGAAAAGGAGCCTATCACCGAAGAGATGTTCAAAGCTCATATGACCCCCGAAACAAAGGCGGTGATCGTCAACCACGGGAGCAACGTAGACGGACTCCTCTTCCCTATCGACGCGATCGGCAAGATAACCAGATCGCTCGGACTTCTATTGATAGTCGACACGGCGCAGACAGCCGGCGTGGTACCCATCGACATGGCAAAAAACGGCATCGACATCCTCTGCGCCTCGGGACACAAGGGGCTTTACGGCCCGGCAGGCATCGGCATACTCGCCATATCCCCCGGCGTCGATGTCGAACCTCTCGTCACCGGCGGCACCGGGAGCTTCAGCGAAGATATGGATATGCCTACAACCTCCCCCGACCGGTTCGAGCCTGGCTCGCCGAACTTTGCAGGCATCGCGGGGCTCGACGCGGGGATAGAGTTCATCCAGAATACCGGGATAGAAAAGATATTCCGCCGGAAGATGGATCTCTGCATGGAGGCATATGAAGGGATAGTGAACATCCACGACGTGAAAATATTCTGGCCGGAAAAGGAAGCGAACCGCCTCCCTCTCTTCTCGTTCACCGTGGCGGAGATAGACCCTTCCGACGTAGCCGAACATCTCGATAAAAAACATGGGATAGCGACCCGCACCGGACTGCACTGCGCGCCGTTCACGCATCAGGAGATAGGCTCATACCCGATCGGCACCGTCCGCGTATCCCCCGGCTTCTACAACAAGAGGAGCGACATAAAAAAATTCATCAAAGCTGTAAAGGAACTATCGGTAAAGAAGGAGCGATGA
- a CDS encoding NFACT RNA binding domain-containing protein, with protein MSISSSELAAVAREILDIGKRQVEKIFQPSEYELVFVFREEKGVRLFINASLNNGTIFLTREKEESPKAPTPFAVMLRKHISGSRLVAIDKSQNDRQIALHFSPAEIRLVCRFFGKGGFILAGSDGKILGLSGFATSPTLRAGVIYPLPLPDKNEEPAVFERSPSLELEQRFKNDSSENEKEKILTAINRELKKLGKLRKNLETDLEKLSDYSGYQRLGDLCKTYFNKLEKGKSEAILTDIETGEDVIIPLKPELSPAENIGLIYKKHHKYISGKERLQSALADTIEKINSLKADSGKIEAAASTTEIATLSEKHTTSQKPQPGKPAKKKEPVKSEPFRRFSSSQGFEIYVGKSGAKNDELLRQSNGNDLWFHVRGFPGSHVVMKTSRAKDVPHDAIVEAAKLALKYSTRAKDGKGEIVYTHVKNVKKPKNAPPGKVLVTREKTVSVRLD; from the coding sequence GTGTCTATATCCAGCTCGGAACTTGCGGCTGTCGCCCGTGAAATACTCGACATCGGCAAACGGCAGGTAGAAAAGATCTTCCAGCCTTCTGAATACGAACTTGTTTTCGTATTCAGGGAAGAGAAGGGGGTACGGCTCTTCATAAACGCCTCGCTGAACAATGGAACTATATTCCTTACGCGGGAAAAAGAGGAATCGCCAAAAGCACCGACACCTTTCGCCGTGATGCTTCGTAAACATATTTCCGGGAGCCGCCTCGTAGCTATCGATAAATCACAGAACGACCGGCAGATAGCCCTCCACTTCTCTCCGGCGGAAATTCGGCTTGTCTGCCGATTTTTCGGAAAAGGTGGATTCATACTCGCCGGAAGCGACGGGAAAATTCTCGGCCTTAGCGGATTCGCCACATCCCCCACACTCCGTGCCGGAGTTATTTATCCCCTGCCGTTGCCGGACAAAAACGAAGAGCCTGCCGTTTTCGAAAGATCACCCTCGCTGGAACTAGAGCAGAGATTCAAAAACGACTCCAGCGAGAACGAAAAGGAGAAGATTCTCACAGCCATTAACCGTGAGCTGAAAAAACTCGGCAAACTTAGGAAAAATCTTGAAACAGATCTTGAAAAACTTTCGGACTACAGCGGCTATCAAAGATTGGGCGACCTTTGCAAAACGTACTTCAATAAACTCGAAAAGGGGAAGAGCGAGGCGATCCTTACAGACATAGAAACCGGCGAGGACGTAATAATCCCGCTCAAGCCTGAGCTCTCCCCGGCTGAGAATATCGGTCTCATCTATAAAAAACATCACAAGTACATCAGCGGCAAGGAGAGACTTCAATCCGCGCTCGCCGATACAATTGAAAAAATCAATTCCCTGAAGGCCGATTCCGGAAAGATCGAAGCGGCGGCTTCCACTACCGAAATCGCCACGCTCTCGGAAAAACATACAACTTCTCAAAAACCGCAACCCGGCAAACCTGCCAAAAAAAAGGAACCGGTAAAATCCGAACCGTTCCGCAGGTTCTCGTCCTCGCAGGGGTTCGAAATATATGTAGGAAAATCGGGAGCGAAGAACGACGAGCTCCTCCGCCAAAGCAACGGCAATGATCTATGGTTCCATGTGAGGGGCTTTCCCGGCTCCCATGTGGTGATGAAAACTTCGCGCGCGAAGGATGTCCCACACGACGCGATCGTGGAAGCGGCAAAACTCGCTTTGAAATATTCCACAAGGGCAAAAGACGGCAAGGGGGAGATCGTTTATACGCATGTAAAAAACGTTAAAAAACCAAAAAATGCCCCGCCGGGCAAGGTGCTGGTTACGAGAGAGAAAACGGTGAGCGTAAGGCTCGACTGA
- a CDS encoding DUF3343 domain-containing protein, whose protein sequence is MSDCIAVFATTYETLRAEDFFRAEKIKFKPILKPRKIGSACRMALKFSEKDIEAAKRAVSAGNLDILSFYRKENDTWEKILGRILP, encoded by the coding sequence ATGAGCGACTGTATAGCGGTGTTCGCCACGACATATGAAACGCTACGCGCCGAGGATTTTTTCCGCGCCGAAAAGATAAAGTTCAAGCCGATCCTGAAACCGAGGAAAATAGGCTCCGCCTGCCGTATGGCGCTGAAATTTTCGGAGAAGGATATTGAAGCGGCTAAACGCGCCGTCTCCGCCGGCAACCTGGATATCCTCTCCTTCTACCGAAAAGAGAACGACACATGGGAAAAGATTTTGGGTCGGATACTCCCATAA
- a CDS encoding MBL fold metallo-hydrolase, translating to MGMVAVPVTNLILFSIFLLFLAGYTISALRKRREMKIYHPDMMFKVKGLGATKKLEIIPIVDWYSEHGEMKAEEGVSYLIRTDNNTVLFDVGVDFSKGTPTPLTIQMEKMGITWDDFDTVVISHNHPDQWRKHHNYNLNEKQVELGEESFYVNDNPQYPVLEPMWNDNPIAIGKGITTTGTIPNRDFMMGWTAEQAIVVNVEGKGLVVISGCGHQTLQRILDRVGMMFDEPMYGIVCGYHYPVTDSRLRMLGVEMQKHMPGHDHPLISISDADVEENIGFLREKDLKLVAMSPHDCCDNAIDEAFRNTFHETYRKVTVGEKIIC from the coding sequence ATGGGAATGGTCGCTGTGCCTGTTACGAACCTGATCCTGTTCAGCATCTTCCTCCTTTTCCTCGCGGGCTACACAATCTCGGCGTTAAGGAAAAGAAGGGAAATGAAAATCTATCACCCCGACATGATGTTCAAGGTCAAAGGTCTCGGCGCCACTAAGAAACTTGAGATCATCCCGATAGTCGACTGGTATTCCGAACATGGCGAAATGAAAGCCGAAGAGGGTGTCTCCTACCTCATCAGGACAGACAATAATACAGTCCTTTTTGATGTCGGCGTCGACTTCTCGAAAGGTACCCCTACCCCGCTGACTATTCAGATGGAAAAGATGGGGATCACATGGGATGACTTCGACACCGTGGTGATATCGCATAACCACCCCGATCAGTGGAGAAAACACCACAACTACAACCTGAATGAAAAACAGGTGGAACTTGGCGAAGAGAGCTTCTATGTGAACGACAATCCTCAATACCCCGTTCTGGAGCCGATGTGGAACGACAACCCTATCGCGATAGGGAAAGGGATAACCACCACCGGCACTATCCCGAACAGGGATTTCATGATGGGATGGACCGCCGAACAGGCGATCGTCGTAAACGTCGAAGGAAAAGGGTTGGTAGTTATTTCCGGGTGCGGACATCAGACTCTCCAAAGAATACTCGACCGCGTGGGAATGATGTTCGATGAGCCGATGTACGGGATAGTATGCGGATACCACTATCCGGTCACAGATTCGAGACTCCGGATGCTCGGTGTGGAAATGCAAAAGCATATGCCGGGGCACGATCATCCGCTGATAAGCATCTCGGATGCCGACGTGGAAGAGAATATCGGCTTCCTTAGGGAGAAGGATCTGAAACTCGTCGCGATGTCGCCACATGACTGCTGTGACAACGCCATCGACGAGGCGTTCCGCAATACTTTCCACGAAACATACAGGAAAGTTACCGTTGGTGAAAAGATAATCTGCTAA
- a CDS encoding dicarboxylate/amino acid:cation symporter, which translates to MNKAKNLQNDNSIIILGLIVVGVLAGGISGWYFGESMIAVGWLGDLFLNALKMTIVPLVASSVICGVVSMKETSGIGRMGGVTLVYYMTTTAVAVFIGLVVVNIVQPGAGLSIPNIEALDSIRDKTETGISDIVLSLVSPNLVKSAADGQLLPIIIFSIMLAIAMSQVGKKADHLAGFFEGLNEAVMVIVTWIMYFAPVGIFALIAARLGKAGGGDAFFSEIEAVGWHVFTVLSGLTIHFVFLSILLFLITRHGIGYYLGMFRALFTAFGTASSSATLPITMECAKENGISDRSVRFVLPLGATVNMDGTALYEAAAVMFIAQAYGADMGVTQQVIIFITATLAAIGAAGIPEAGLVTMVIVLQAVHLPLDGIALLLAVDWLLDRFRTSLNVWGDAVGAAVIDKLMAGRNFSGKIS; encoded by the coding sequence ATGAACAAAGCCAAAAATCTTCAAAATGACAACTCCATAATAATCCTTGGACTGATAGTCGTAGGTGTGCTCGCGGGCGGAATCTCTGGATGGTATTTCGGGGAGTCGATGATCGCCGTTGGATGGCTGGGCGACCTCTTTCTGAATGCGCTGAAAATGACCATCGTTCCGCTTGTCGCCTCCTCGGTCATATGCGGGGTTGTCTCCATGAAAGAGACATCCGGCATCGGCAGGATGGGTGGAGTAACGCTTGTTTACTACATGACGACGACTGCGGTTGCCGTTTTTATCGGCCTGGTGGTGGTAAATATCGTCCAGCCCGGCGCTGGGCTTAGCATCCCGAACATTGAAGCGCTTGACAGCATTCGGGACAAGACCGAAACAGGCATCAGCGACATTGTCCTCTCCCTCGTTTCGCCAAACCTTGTCAAATCGGCAGCGGACGGCCAGCTCCTTCCCATAATTATTTTCTCCATCATGCTTGCGATCGCCATGAGCCAAGTCGGCAAAAAAGCCGATCATCTTGCCGGATTTTTCGAAGGACTTAACGAAGCGGTGATGGTGATCGTCACATGGATAATGTACTTCGCCCCCGTGGGGATATTCGCCCTGATAGCCGCGAGGCTTGGAAAGGCTGGCGGCGGTGACGCCTTCTTCTCCGAAATAGAAGCGGTAGGCTGGCATGTGTTCACGGTCCTTTCGGGACTTACTATTCATTTCGTGTTCCTCTCCATTCTCCTTTTCCTGATTACGCGCCACGGCATCGGATACTACCTCGGCATGTTCCGCGCGCTTTTCACTGCGTTCGGCACGGCAAGCTCTTCTGCAACACTGCCGATAACGATGGAATGCGCGAAGGAGAACGGCATTAGCGACCGTAGCGTGCGATTCGTCCTCCCTCTTGGTGCGACGGTAAACATGGACGGCACGGCGCTTTATGAAGCGGCGGCTGTCATGTTCATCGCTCAGGCGTACGGCGCAGACATGGGGGTCACCCAGCAGGTGATCATCTTCATTACGGCAACGCTCGCCGCCATCGGCGCCGCGGGCATCCCAGAAGCAGGGCTTGTGACAATGGTCATCGTCCTGCAGGCGGTACACCTCCCCCTTGACGGCATCGCGCTTCTCCTTGCAGTTGACTGGCTACTTGACCGTTTCCGCACATCCTTGAATGTCTGGGGGGACGCGGTCGGCGCGGCGGTGATAGACAAGCTTATGGCCGGCAGGAATTTCTCCGGCAAAATTTCATAA